The proteins below are encoded in one region of Equus caballus isolate H_3958 breed thoroughbred chromosome 16, TB-T2T, whole genome shotgun sequence:
- the H1-8 gene encoding histone H1.8 → MAPGSIASSDTSTSVTSTTSTVGLPGSSGTEKPGTSHSSVRAPRRHPPVLHMVLEALQAGEQRRGTSVAAIKVYILNKYPAMDVIRLKYLLKQALATGMHRGLLVRPTNSKARGATGSFKLVPKHKRKIQSKKTSTTTAPRRPGEAKGKGPKKPSEAKKDPPNAGEMKKGPRRPGEVMTASLKPGAAEKKAPKKGSRTKDQESRRGEARKAPSQPDKATRAPPSASGPGRKSKVKGGRSSQADPEAHRKTKAGSQSSKPTVTKGKSATASPARKKVGNKVPKEATAQGAREGPKVRATAPSKGSGSKTMPAPLAGKTEAPKDLRRPCTSTKASTSNVASKKPEPRARGGVERD, encoded by the exons GCACAAGCCACAGCAGTGTCCGAGCGCCACGCCGCCACCCTCCCGTGCTGCACATGGTGCTGGAGGCGCTGCAGGCAGGGGAGCAGCGCCGGGGCACCTCAGTGGCGGCCATCAAGGTTTATATCCTGAACAAGTACCCTGCGATGGATGTCATACGGCTCAAGTACCTGCTGAAGCAGGCCCTGGCCACAGGCATGCACCGTGGCCTCCTGGTCAGGCCCACCAACTCCAAGGCCAGGGGGGCCACCGGCAGCTTCAAG TTAGTTCCCAAGCACAAAAGGAAAATCCAATCCAAGAAGACATCCACCACGACGGCCCCCAGGAGACCCGGTGAGGCCAAGGGGAAGGGCCCCAAGAAACCGAGTGAGGCAAAGAAGGACCCTCCCAATGCAGGTGAGATGAAGAAGGGACCCAGGAGGCCAGGAGAGGTGATGACGGCTTCCCTCAAACCAGGTGCAGCCGAGAAGAAGGCCCCCAAGAAAGGCAGCCGGACCAAGGACCAAGAGTCAAGACGAGGCGAGGCCAGGAAGGCCCCCAGCCAGCCAGACAAGGCCACACGGGCCCCTCCTAGTGCCAGCGGGCCCGGCAGGAAGTCAAAGGTCAAAGGCGGAAGGAGCAGCCAAG CAGATCCTGAGGCCCACAGGAAAACGAAAGCTGGGAGTCAGAGTTCAAAACCCACGGTCACTAAG GGCAAGAGTGCTACTGCTTCCCCAGCCAGAAAGAAGGTGGGGAACAAGGTCCCCAAGGAGGCCACTGCgcagggggccagggaggggccaAAAGTTAGGGCCACCGCTCCTTCTAAGGGCAGTGGGTCCAAGACGATGCCTGCACCACTGGCCGGGAAGACAGAGGCGCCCAAGGACCTGAGAAGGCCTTGCACGTCCACCAAGGCCTCAACGTCCAACGTGGCCAGTAAGAAGCCAGAGCCGAGAGCAAGAGGCGGGGTGGAAAGAGACTGA